A section of the Lusitaniella coriacea LEGE 07157 genome encodes:
- a CDS encoding carbon dioxide-concentrating mechanism protein CcmK, translating into MPDAVGVVETLGFPSILATADAMVKAAAVTVVYCDKAESGRFLVAIRGHVAEVKRAQEAGIEAAENVYGGEVITHYIVPNPPQNVVSVLPLEYTEQADPFR; encoded by the coding sequence ATGCCCGATGCAGTTGGTGTTGTTGAAACCCTCGGCTTCCCTTCAATCCTTGCCACCGCAGATGCAATGGTCAAAGCCGCAGCCGTCACCGTAGTGTATTGCGATAAAGCCGAAAGCGGTCGGTTTTTGGTTGCCATTCGCGGTCACGTAGCAGAAGTCAAACGCGCGCAAGAAGCAGGAATAGAAGCCGCCGAAAATGTTTATGGCGGAGAAGTCATTACCCACTACATCGTCCCTAACCCCCCCCAAAACGTAGTTTCTGTTTTACCCCTCGAATATACCGAACAAGCCGATCCCTTTCGTTGA
- the asnS gene encoding asparagine--tRNA ligase, producing MEAQRIVDILRNGQLDDTATIQGWVRTKRELKNFAFMEINDGSAMANLQVVVDADFPDYEALLKRITTGTSIEVTGTLIPSQGKGQRIELKPTNLQIYGESDPETYPLQKKRHSFEFLREIGHLRARTNTLGAVFRVRNACAAAIHQFFQERDFLWVHTPLITASDCEGAGELFNVTNFDLKQVPRQENGEVDYSQDFFGKRAYLTVSGQLEAEVMAMSFKNVYTFGPTFRAENSNTSRHLAEFWMIEPEMAFCNLVGDMDLAEAFLKYIFQSVRDRCPEDMEFFNKRIDKTVLATADNIINNQFERITYTEAIELLKKAKKKFEFPVDWGVDLQSEHERYLAEELFKKPVIVCDYPKDIKAFYMRLNDDGKTVAAMDVLAPKIGEIIGGSQREERLDVLEKRIDEMGMPQEELWWYLDLRRYGTVPHAGFGLGFERLVQFMTGMGNIRDVIPFPRAPLSADF from the coding sequence ATGGAAGCGCAACGCATTGTCGATATTTTAAGAAACGGTCAACTGGACGACACCGCAACCATTCAAGGGTGGGTTCGCACGAAACGGGAATTAAAAAATTTCGCCTTTATGGAAATTAATGACGGTTCTGCGATGGCGAATCTTCAAGTCGTCGTAGATGCAGATTTTCCCGATTACGAAGCATTGCTTAAACGCATCACCACAGGAACCTCCATTGAAGTCACCGGAACCCTAATCCCCTCCCAAGGCAAAGGACAGCGCATCGAACTCAAACCCACCAACCTTCAAATTTACGGCGAATCCGACCCCGAAACCTATCCCCTCCAGAAAAAACGCCACTCCTTTGAATTCCTGCGGGAGATCGGACATTTAAGAGCGCGCACCAACACCCTAGGAGCGGTTTTCCGCGTCCGTAACGCCTGTGCTGCGGCAATTCACCAGTTTTTTCAAGAACGAGATTTCCTCTGGGTTCACACCCCTCTGATCACCGCTAGCGACTGCGAAGGCGCGGGGGAACTCTTCAACGTCACAAATTTTGACCTCAAACAGGTTCCTCGCCAGGAAAATGGCGAAGTGGACTACAGCCAAGACTTTTTCGGCAAACGCGCCTACCTCACTGTTAGCGGACAACTCGAAGCGGAAGTGATGGCGATGTCTTTTAAAAATGTCTATACCTTCGGTCCCACCTTCCGTGCGGAAAACTCCAACACCTCACGCCATTTAGCGGAATTTTGGATGATCGAACCGGAAATGGCATTCTGCAATTTAGTAGGGGATATGGACTTAGCGGAAGCCTTCCTCAAATACATTTTCCAATCCGTGCGCGATCGTTGTCCGGAAGATATGGAATTCTTCAACAAACGGATTGATAAAACCGTTCTGGCAACGGCGGACAATATCATTAACAATCAGTTTGAACGCATCACTTATACTGAAGCGATAGAACTGCTCAAAAAAGCGAAAAAGAAATTTGAATTTCCCGTCGATTGGGGAGTCGATTTGCAATCGGAACACGAGCGTTATTTAGCGGAAGAATTATTTAAAAAGCCCGTCATTGTCTGCGATTATCCCAAGGACATTAAAGCCTTTTATATGCGCCTCAACGATGATGGAAAAACCGTCGCGGCAATGGACGTACTCGCACCCAAGATAGGGGAAATCATTGGCGGTTCTCAACGGGAAGAACGGCTAGATGTGTTGGAGAAACGAATCGATGAAATGGGAATGCCACAAGAGGAATTATGGTGGTATCTCGATTTACGTCGCTATGGAACCGTTCCCCATGCAGGCTTTGGGTTAGGGTTTGAGAGATTGGTGCAATTTATGACGGGAATGGGAAATATTCGAGATGTAATTCCATTTCCTCGTGCGCCTTTGAGTGCGGATTTTTAA
- a CDS encoding CHAT domain-containing protein has translation MFPSQFLNPKWTASLTLALLLSAFSFPVSAVAKNENNRRVDAEWTLRQDRAIPEQERLTQAQTSSDRRAEALRLNREGLQLAARGQFREALKKYQQSLVIFRELAERKSEGTLLNNLGEVYRNLGQYPKAIEYYQQALTITQEVGDRAGEGTTLNNLGAVYRNLGQYPKAIEYYQQALTITQEVGDRVGEGTTLNNLGNVYQNLGQYPKALEYYQQALAIVQEVGNRAGKGTTLNNLGNVYRNLRQYAEAIEYYQQALAIHKEVSNRLMEGTTLNNLGAIYGSLGEYSEAIEYLQQALVIAQEVGDRAGEGTTLNNLGLIYEKQRQYTKAIKCYQQALAITKEVRNHAKKGITLNNLGGAYFKQKQYAEAEENLYAAITVWESLRSPELADADKISIFETQAHTYRLLQETLIAQNKTDRALEISERGRARAFVELLAKQLNPQSEELPKIDPPSIEEIKQIAKAQNATLVQYSVLSNSLLIWVIQPTGKIDFRAVDLEKLDGSLANITEIARLQAAGQRGEEDRSEFTSLIRGTQESLRSLVAVRARDSEDTRANRLQQLHKLLIAPIAEFLPTNPEDRVIFIPHQSLFYVPFPALQDAEFNYLIEKHTILTAPSIQVLQLTRKHKSRGAGAQGGRGDILIVGNPTMPRIPDGNGGSTQLSNLSGAEREATEIAQMLDTEALLGANATETTVAQRMKTARLIHFATHGLLDDFGYGIPGAIALAPSGNRTEGQSIFGGNPNDGLLTSGEIVTMTQNNPLNAELVVLSACETGLGDLSGDGIIGLSRSLITAGVPSIMVSLWKVPDTETRELMTEFYTNRYEKKMDKAQALRQAMLDMMEENPAPRDWAAFTLIGEAD, from the coding sequence ATGTTCCCTTCCCAATTTCTTAACCCCAAATGGACTGCGAGTTTAACCCTCGCTCTCCTGCTGTCGGCTTTCTCCTTCCCCGTTTCTGCTGTCGCGAAGAATGAAAATAATCGTCGGGTTGATGCTGAATGGACTCTGAGGCAAGATCGCGCAATTCCAGAACAGGAAAGACTTACCCAAGCACAAACCTCGTCAGATCGACGTGCTGAGGCGTTACGACTGAATAGAGAAGGGCTTCAGTTAGCAGCTAGAGGGCAATTTCGAGAAGCTTTGAAGAAATATCAACAATCTCTCGTTATTTTTAGAGAACTAGCAGAGCGCAAAAGTGAAGGAACTTTGCTCAACAACCTGGGCGAGGTTTACCGCAACCTGGGACAATACCCCAAAGCCATTGAATACTACCAACAAGCCCTCACCATCACCCAAGAAGTGGGCGATCGCGCTGGAGAAGGGACAACCCTTAACAATCTGGGCGCGGTTTACCGCAACCTGGGACAATACCCCAAAGCCATTGAATACTACCAACAAGCCCTCACCATCACCCAAGAAGTGGGCGATCGCGTCGGAGAAGGGACAACCCTTAACAATCTGGGTAATGTTTACCAAAACCTGGGGCAATATCCGAAAGCACTTGAATACTATCAACAAGCCTTAGCCATCGTGCAAGAAGTAGGAAATCGCGCTGGGAAAGGAACCACTCTCAACAATCTGGGCAATGTTTACCGCAACCTAAGACAGTACGCTGAAGCCATTGAATATTACCAGCAAGCTTTAGCCATACACAAAGAAGTGAGTAATCGTCTAATGGAAGGGACAACTCTCAACAATCTGGGTGCAATTTATGGCTCATTGGGAGAGTACTCAGAAGCGATTGAATACCTTCAACAAGCTCTAGTTATCGCGCAAGAGGTGGGCGATCGCGCTGGCGAAGGGACAACTCTTAACAATCTGGGCTTGATTTACGAAAAACAAAGACAGTACACCAAAGCAATTAAATGCTATCAACAAGCTTTAGCTATTACGAAAGAAGTAAGAAATCACGCAAAAAAAGGAATCACCCTCAACAATCTGGGTGGAGCTTACTTCAAGCAAAAGCAGTACGCTGAAGCCGAAGAAAACCTCTACGCTGCTATTACTGTTTGGGAATCTCTACGTTCCCCTGAACTCGCCGATGCCGATAAAATTTCTATCTTTGAAACTCAAGCGCATACCTATCGTCTCCTTCAAGAAACCCTCATCGCCCAAAACAAAACCGATCGCGCGCTTGAAATTTCCGAACGGGGACGTGCTAGAGCATTCGTGGAACTCCTGGCAAAACAACTCAACCCTCAATCCGAGGAACTGCCCAAAATCGATCCCCCATCCATCGAAGAAATTAAACAAATCGCCAAAGCGCAAAACGCCACCCTCGTTCAATACTCCGTTCTTTCTAATTCTCTTCTGATTTGGGTCATCCAACCCACCGGAAAAATCGACTTCCGCGCCGTTGACTTGGAAAAACTAGACGGTTCTCTTGCCAATATCACCGAAATCGCCCGCCTCCAAGCCGCCGGACAACGCGGCGAAGAAGATAGGAGCGAATTTACATCCCTGATTCGCGGTACGCAGGAATCCCTCCGCAGTCTTGTTGCAGTGCGTGCGAGAGATAGCGAAGACACTCGCGCTAATCGCCTCCAACAACTCCACAAACTCCTGATTGCACCCATCGCTGAATTCCTTCCCACCAACCCCGAAGATCGGGTGATTTTCATTCCCCATCAATCCCTGTTCTATGTTCCCTTTCCGGCACTCCAAGACGCAGAATTCAATTATTTGATCGAAAAGCATACAATCCTTACCGCGCCTTCGATTCAGGTATTGCAACTCACTCGCAAGCATAAAAGCAGAGGTGCAGGGGCGCAGGGGGGCAGGGGAGATATATTGATTGTGGGAAATCCCACTATGCCCCGGATTCCCGATGGAAACGGCGGTTCAACCCAACTTTCCAATCTCTCCGGTGCAGAACGCGAAGCCACGGAAATTGCGCAAATGCTCGATACAGAAGCACTTTTGGGCGCAAATGCCACAGAAACGACTGTCGCGCAGCGCATGAAAACCGCGCGTTTGATTCATTTCGCCACCCACGGACTCCTGGATGATTTTGGCTATGGGATTCCCGGCGCGATTGCCCTTGCACCTTCTGGGAACAGGACGGAAGGGCAATCGATTTTCGGCGGCAATCCCAACGATGGTTTGCTGACTTCTGGGGAGATCGTAACGATGACTCAAAATAATCCCCTAAATGCCGAATTGGTGGTTTTGAGCGCCTGCGAGACGGGTTTGGGCGATCTTTCGGGAGATGGCATCATCGGTTTATCTCGTTCTTTGATTACCGCAGGGGTTCCCAGCATTATGGTGTCGCTGTGGAAGGTTCCCGACACGGAGACGAGGGAGTTGATGACGGAGTTTTACACGAACCGCTACGAGAAAAAGATGGATAAGGCGCAAGCGTTGCGTCAGGCGATGTTGGATATGATGGAAGAAAACCCAGCTCCTCGCGATTGGGCGGCGTTTACGTTAATTGGCGAGGCGGATTAG
- a CDS encoding Na(+)/H(+) antiporter subunit B yields MKWVYLVAGIALFVKMLIVANPEGEWTELSIVESIVTDSGVPNAVSGIIFRNRLYDTIFEVVVFSIAVLGVRFLLANEQPTENVYQFSDRPSIVLARLGATIAALVSIELAIRGHLSPGGGFAAGVAGGTAIGLIAITSSSEWMETIYTKWKAATIEKVSVLIFIILAVLTLIGWELPQGELGMLFSGGVIPLLNILVALKVALGSWAVILLFIRYRGLL; encoded by the coding sequence ATGAAATGGGTTTATCTCGTAGCGGGAATCGCATTGTTTGTCAAAATGCTGATTGTGGCAAATCCAGAAGGAGAATGGACAGAATTATCGATTGTCGAATCAATTGTCACCGACAGTGGCGTACCAAATGCGGTTTCTGGGATTATTTTTCGCAATCGACTTTACGACACGATTTTTGAAGTTGTGGTCTTTTCAATTGCGGTTTTGGGCGTTCGTTTTCTTCTCGCCAACGAACAACCTACCGAAAACGTTTATCAATTCAGCGATCGCCCTTCCATTGTACTCGCACGGTTGGGCGCAACGATCGCGGCTTTGGTGAGTATTGAACTTGCAATTCGCGGTCATCTCAGTCCTGGTGGCGGTTTTGCGGCGGGAGTTGCGGGAGGAACCGCGATCGGTTTGATTGCAATTACCTCGTCTTCGGAGTGGATGGAAACAATCTATACAAAGTGGAAAGCAGCGACGATTGAAAAGGTTTCTGTGCTAATTTTTATTATTCTGGCGGTTTTGACCCTAATTGGATGGGAACTTCCCCAGGGAGAATTAGGAATGCTTTTTAGCGGTGGGGTTATTCCCCTATTAAATATCTTAGTCGCACTCAAGGTAGCGTTAGGGTCTTGGGCAGTGATTTTATTGTTTATTCGCTATCGTGGATTGTTGTGA